A stretch of the Lolium perenne isolate Kyuss_39 chromosome 3, Kyuss_2.0, whole genome shotgun sequence genome encodes the following:
- the LOC127341716 gene encoding probable 2-oxoglutarate-dependent dioxygenase AOP1, with amino-acid sequence MATSLPAPALMIPPRVDLDGDDPSTLVRGTPEWLRRAGLIRGALETHGCVAVGCRRRVPPELRERMLVEMAGLFALPAKAKRRTGDADGPYKSFGVLLPYMERRDSAACRHEAFAVLNAGGAGGGEVARAFVTRAWPNGNDRFLETLKSTSGEMTRLARVILAMVIDSYGLAHRSDEIVGTTDANFRMLRYCKDSVGTSPPDEQPAVALAAHVDGSYLTVLFQNDVDGFELRTRNGGEWVRVRPPGPDSLLVVAGQALMALSNGRVHAPLHRVVAVGGREDRLSCGVFLQPTKNFVVDAPPELVTADTPRRFRPFEYVDYLRFKHTAGNSNSDDVLHRFAGM; translated from the exons ATGGCTACCTCGCTGCCGGCGCCGGCTCTTATGATCCCTCCGCGTGTTGACCTGGACGGGGACGACCCGAGCACGCTGGTCCGTGGCACGCCGGAGTGGCTGCGGCGCGCCGGCCTCATCCGCGGCGCGCTGGAGACGCACGGGTGCGTCGCCGTCGGGTGCCGCCGCCGCGTGCCGCCCGAGCTGCGGGAGCGGATGCTGGTGGAGATGGCGGGCCTCTTCGCGCTCCCGGCCAAGGCGAAGCGTCGAACCGGCGACGCGGACGGCCCGTACAAGTCGTTCGGGGTGCTCCTGCCCTACATGGAGAGGCGAGACTCTGCCGCGTGCCGGCACGAGGCGTTCGCGGTGCTCAAtgcgggcggcgccggcggcggcgaggtggcCCGTGCGTTCGTCACGCGCGCGTGGCCGAACGGCAACGACCGCTTCCT GGAGACGCTGAAGTCGACGTCCGGAGAGATGACGAGGCTGGCCCGTGTGATCCTCGCCATGGTCATCGACAGCTACGGCCTCGCGCACCGCTCCGACGAGATCGTCGGCACCACGGACGCAAACTTCCGCATGCTCAGGTACTGCAAGGACTCCGTCGGGACGTCGCCGCCGGACGAGCAGCCGGCCGTCGCCCTCGCCGCCCACGTCGACGGGAGCTACCTGACCGTTCTGTTCCAGAACGACGTCGATGGCTTCGAGCTCAGGACGAGGAACGGCGGCGAGTGGGTCAGAGTCCGCCCTCCAGGCCCCGACTCCCTCCTCGTCGTCGCTGGGCAGGCACTCATG GCTTTGAGCAACGGGAGGGTTCACGCGCCGTTGCACAGGGTGGTGGCCGTCGGCGGGCGGGAGGACCGGCTGTCCTGCGGCGTGTTCCTGCAGCCGACCAAGAACTTCGTCGTCGATGCGCCGCCGGAGCTGGTCACCGCGGACACGCCGCGCCGGTTCAGGCCGTTCGAGTACGTGGACTACCTGAGGTTCAAGCACACCGCCGGCAACAGCAACAGCGACGACGTGCTCCACCGCTTCGCCGGGATGTAA